A window of the Dermatophagoides farinae isolate YC_2012a chromosome 2, ASM2471394v1, whole genome shotgun sequence genome harbors these coding sequences:
- the LOC124490402 gene encoding ribosome biogenesis protein WDR12 homolog, which produces MDSNDLIVNFITKDQRYAIPSIPINIKSSSTAKEFDNIIKALIKDGNKKINLKQVEFDFLINGKLLRQTIEEFIKNENISTEIQIEIEYFVKCEPPKPHKSFLHNDWVSSVDTIDEWILSGCYDSSAHIWNVKNGHHEIAIPAPHTSSIKAVKWIRNELEQKNQKYSFVTCSHDETAMLWNWDAKLNQVDHVFTYIGHCRSVDCVDQHKDLIATGSYDNMLKIWSTIDQIYDDDNDVEMKDISKKKLRSPAITLEGHKESISSCVWMNEQVPTVLTVSLDQTMKIWDIEVGEQKQSFSSSKSFLDVAYCPSTGHIITASCDRHIRVWDLRQNQGSLIKNVYSSHDAWVSSVDWSSINTNLFVSASYDSTAKQWDIRSPSAPLYDLLGHQDKIMSINWSNEHFIVSGGADSQIKIFSCLL; this is translated from the coding sequence atggattcaaatgatttgattgttaaTTTTATTACAAAAGATCAAAGATATGCTATTCCATCGATTCCGATAAATATTAAAAGTTCATCAACGGCCAAAGAATTCGACAATATAATTAAAGCCTTAATCAAAgatggcaacaaaaaaattaatttaaaacaagtggaatttgattttttaattaatggAAAACTTTTACGTCAAACTATCGAAGAATTCAttaagaatgaaaatattagCACCGAAATTCAGATCGAAATCGAATATTTTGTCAAATGTGAACCTCCAAAGCCACATAAATCATTCCTTCATAATGATTGGGTCTCTTCCGTTGACACGATTGATGAATGGATTCTGTCCGGTTGTTATGATAGCTCGGCGCACATATGGAATGTCAAAAATGGTCACCACGAAATTGCCATACCAGCACCAcatacatcatcaatcaaagcCGTTAAATGGATTCGTAATGAATTGGAgcagaaaaatcaaaaatatagCTTTGTGACTTGCTCTCATGATGAAACTGCTATGCTCTGGAATTGGGATGCCAAACTTAATCAAGTTGATCATGTTTTCACTTATATTGGTCATTGTCGATCTGTTGATTGTGTTGATCAACACAAAGATCTTATTGCTACTGGTTCTTATGATAATATGCTCAAAATTTGGTCAaccattgatcaaatttatgatgacgataatgatgttgaaatgaaagatatttcgaagaaaaaattgcGATCACCAGCAATCACATTAGAAGGACATaaagaatcaatttcaagttgtgtttggatgaatgaacaaGTACCAACAGTCCTTACTGTGTCATTAGATCAAACGATGAAAATTTGGGACATTGAAGTtggtgaacaaaaacaatcattctCATCGAGTAAATCATTCTTAGATGTTGCATATTGTCCATCAACTGGTCATATTATAACGGCATCTTGTGATCGACATATTCGTGTTTGGGATCTACGACAAAATCAAGGatcattaataaaaaatgtttatagTTCACATGATGCTTGGGTTTCATCCGTCGATTGGTCATCAATTAATACGAATCTTTTCGTATCGGCAAGCTATGATTCAACAGCTAAACAATGGGATATTAGATCTCCATCAGCACCATTGTACGATCTGTTAGGACATCAAGATAAAATAATGTCAATTAATTGGTCTAATGAACATTTCATTGTTAGCGGTGGAGCTGATAgtcaaattaaaatattctcttgtttattataa
- the Prosbeta3 gene encoding proteasome subunit beta type-3 — protein MSILEYNGGIVIAMKGKNCVAIAADRCLTVQMRNISMDFQKIFQVDPHIYIGLPGLATDTKTVSQRLKFRVNLYELRENRRIRPKTFSSMVSNLLYERRFGPYFVEPIIAGIDIKTGQPYVSSMDVIGCTTEPEDFVVSGTCAEQAFGMCETLWKPDMEPDDLFETISQSLMSAFDRNASSGFGGIVYIIEKDKVTVKALKTRMD, from the exons atg AGTATTTTGGAATACAATGGTGGTATCGTTATTGCGATGAAAGGCAAAAATTGTGTTGCAATCGCTGCTGATCGTTGCTTGACAGTACAAATGCGTAACATTTCTAtggattttcaaaaaatatttcaagtTGATCCTCATATTTATATTGGTTTACCTGGTTTGGCTACCGATACGAAAACTGTTTCGCAAAGACTTAAATTCCGTGTCAATCTATATGAATTGCGTGAAAATCGTCGTATCAGACCTAAAACATTCTCTTCTATGGTATCTAATTTGTTATATGAACGACGATTCGGACCATATTTTGTTGAACCAATTATCGCTGGTATAGACATTAAAACTGGTCAACCATATGTTTCCTCTATGGATGTCATTGGCTGTACAACCGAACCAGAAGATTTTGTCGTTTCAGGAACTTGTGCTGAACAAGCTTTTGGTATGTGTGAAACACTTTGGAAACCAGACATGGAACCAGATGATCTTTTTGAGACTATTTCACAATCACTCATGTCTGCTTTTGATCGTAATGCTAGTTCCGGTTTTGGTGGTATTGTATATATTATCGAAAAAGATAAAGTAACAGTTAAAGCTCTTAAAACAAGAATGGATTAA
- the LOC124490421 gene encoding transmembrane protein 184C — translation MDSSMFEPNSNEFTSKWPYVAGLFALTAIFLSLFEIFKHMQYYNKPYLQKYIVRILWMVPIYALNSWLAMFFPQTSIYMDTLRECYEAFVIYSFMKYLFNFLQNDVDEYEILVDCKPSIPNNFPFCLLPPLPGGRRFIQLVRHAMIQYIVLRPITTFLALIFQIFGVYGEGHFSLNNGYIYLLIINNFSQMVAMYFLIMFYQNYKRELTPMRPLGKFLSIKAVIFFSFFQGVILTILIYLGIITKSFIPSTPDISTNEMSRNLQDFIICFEMLIAAIAHIFVFSHKPFIDEQRRSNPMFYSFSRIVDMTDERTDVADHFRQIGNRMKNIWTSSQQQSNYTNIENSNTAPLIPMQVRKNYGSSREGFQKI, via the exons ATGGATTCGTCTATGTTTGAgccaaattcaaatgaatttacaAGCAAATGGCCTTATGTTGCCGGTTTGTTTGCATTGACGGCAATTTTTCTGTCATTATTTGAAATCTTTAAACACATGCAATATTATAATAAACCTTATCTTCAAAAATATATCGTTCGAATATTATGGATGGTTCCAATTTATGCTTTAAATTCG TGGTTAGCCATGTTTTTTCCACAAACCTCAATTTATATGGATACATTACGTGAATGTTATGAAGCATTcgttatttattcattcatgaaatatttgttcaattttctacaaaatgatgttgatgaatatgaaattcTTGTCGATTGCAAGCCAAGTATTCCgaataattttccattctGCTTGTTACCACCATTACCCGGTGGTCGAAGATTCATTCAACTTGTACGACATGCAATGATTCAATACATCGTACTTCGACCAATAACAACATTTTTGGCCTT gatttttcaaattttcggCGTCTATGGAGAAGGACATTTTAGTTTGAATAATGGTTACATTTATCTGTTAatcataaataatttttctcaaATG GTTGCCATGTATTTTCTAATCATGTTCTATCAAAATTATAAACGAGAACTTACACCTATGAGGCCATTGGGAAAATTTTTAAGCATTAAAgctgtgatttttttctctttctt CCAAGGCGTAATATTGACTATATTGATATATTTGGGAATAATAACCAAATCCTTCATACCAAGTACTCCAGATATATCTACAAATGAAATGTCAAGAAATTTACAGGATTTTATTATCTGTTTCGAAATGTTAATTGCTGCAATTGCACatatttttgtcttttcaCATAAACcatttattgatgaacaaCGTCGAAGCAATCCAATGTTTTATTCGTTTTCCCGTATTGTAGACATGACCGATGAAAGGACAGATGTTGCCGATCATTTTAGACAGATAggaaatcgaatgaaaaatatttggacatcttcacaacaacaaagtaactatacaaacattgaaaattcaaacacaGCTCCTTTGATACCGATGCAAGTAAGGAAAAATTATGGCTCATCACGTGAaggttttcaaaaaatttga
- the LOC124490322 gene encoding uncharacterized protein LOC124490322: MVKKRSFANKTVSGSSSTPNIKPEDRKTLEDDLNLLDHSVIREPINVGIKNVHQIITCISDGTKEIKDLILNECNIIYECRVCRNLFRSLANFLAHKRLYCKEHCCEKMVLFDQDWFTKKQEKLIEHEADSLDSESASKMSNPLLDENLNINHKVTSNENFVKTTTCDKSTYVDETILKRYIETSGLITTEERIVKKKRIENLVSKLNSTTTAKPIVDSSIEHVITKNTESVKDSFTTEDTDEFKTIVKNNKNGKQIENEFTAFFKTIFAVKIDFICEYCDVGCTYLSSAIRHLMNIHDMSRISAKKFLIDFGKEHGFSMKEEPNDDCCSRKTDETKIEPVIKIENQNDDFEIIETTNCHHLPSGNLNSPNETNNNHNISESNENRTTVKNKRYETRCSIRKKCFYDCNSQSCFFSKHCPKTIINNDKSIQNHVPDKEIDIEINNDHESKSNGMMINDNFQPPLSSSPLSSASNSDPIDPLSISVKKRTQNLCDRIKKKKMRKIKEFIPILNEHNNESKTCDNNESQQETEKLNFKPTSTVISQSLSSSSSSFGDSNSNGFENFHNDNKDISEDSSLSNLQNNNNNSVDSLDFNLRKIHSQNIIRAKIFDDEIEPVVESTHSPLITKLSLRKFDPDHHHHHKNPQKESRLKLHLRTTGSKKCYQIVDT; this comes from the exons atggtcaaaaaaaGATCGTTTGCAAATAAAACCGTTtcaggatcatcatcaacaccgaATATTAAACCGGAGGATAGAAAAACACTTGaagatgatttaaatttattgGATCATTCGGTCATAAGAGAACCGATTAATGTTGGTATTAAAAATGTACATCAGATCATTACCTGTATAAGTGATGGAACTAAAGAGATTAAAGATCTTATTCTAAATGAATGTAATATCATTTATGAGTGTCGTGTTTGTCGTAATCTGTTTCGAAGTTTGGCCAATTTTCTTGCACATAAACGATTGTATTGTAAAGAACATTGCTGTGAAAAAATGGTTCTATTCGATCAGGATTGGTTTACTAAAAAGCAAGAGAAATTAATTGAACATGAAGCCGATTCTCTTGATTCTGAATCGGCATCAAAAATGAGCAATCCTttattggatgaaaatttgaatattaatCATAAAGTaacatcaaatgaaaactttGTCAAAACTACTACCTGTGATAAAAGCACATatgttgatgaaacaatCTTGAAACGTTATATAGAAACATCTGGTTTGATTACTACCGAAGAAAGAATTGTGAAAAAGAAAcgtattgaaaatttggtgagtaaattaaattcaacaacGACAGCTAAGCCTATTGTGGATTCCTCAATAGAACATGTAATTACAAAGAATACAGAATCGGTCAAAGATTCATTCACTACCGAAGATACTGATGAGTTTAAAACTATCgtcaaaaacaataaaaatggaaaacaaattgaGAATGAATTCACAgcattttttaaaacaatATTTGCtgtcaaaattgatttcatttgtgAATATTGTGATGTTGGTTGTACATATCTTTCTTCAGCGATTCGacatttgatgaatattcatGATATGTCTCGTATTTCAgcaaaaaagtttttgattgattttggaaAAGAACATGGATTTTCCATGAAAGAGGAACCAaacgatgattgttgttcaagAAAAACGGATGAAACTAAAATTGAACCGgtaattaaaattgaaaatcaaaatgatgattttgagaTTATTGAAACGacaaattgtcatcatttacCAAGtggaaatttgaattcaccaaatgaaacgaataataatcataatatttCAGAATCCAACGAAAATCGAACCACCGTTAAGAATAAACGATATGAAACACGATGTtcgattcgaaaaaaatgtttttacgATTGTAATTCTCAATCATGTTTTTTCTCCAAACATTGTCCGAAAACGATTATTAACAATGATAAATCGATTCAAAATCATGTTCCAGATAAAGAAATtgatattgaaatcaataatgatcatgaatcaaaaagtaatggaatgatgattaatgataattttcaaccaccactatcatcatcaccattatcatctgCGTCTAATTCGGATCCTATTGATCCTTTGTCTATATCTGTTAAAAAACGAACACAAAATCTTTGCGATCGtataaaaaagaagaaaatgagaaaaattaaGGAATTTATCCCAATTCTTAATgaacataataatgaatcgaAAACTTGTGATAACAATGAATCACAACAAGAAACGGAAAAGTTAAATTTCAAACCAACGTCTACGGTCAtatcacaatcattatcatcttcatcatcttcatttggTGATAGTAATTCAAATGgctttgaaaattttcataacgATAACAAGGACATTTCCGAGGATTCCAGTTTATCGAAtcttcaaaataataataataatagtgttGATAGTTTAGATTTTAATTTgcgaaaaattcattcgcaaaatattattagagcaaaaatttttgatgatgaaattgaaccaGTTGTTGAATCTACTCATTCACCATTGATAACGAAATTATCGTTACGAAAATTTGATccggatcatcatcatcatcacaaaa atCCACAAAAAGAATCAAGATTAAAACTTCATCTAAGGACAACTGGTTCGAAAAAATGCTATCAAATTGTCGATACTTGA
- the RecQ5 gene encoding recQ5 helicase, translating to MSFSKTKITDFFQKTNGGLNGLAKRPNNSSDFSFHKKSSQSMNKNKAKRKKLEFTSSTSYQLSIVDFDSNDNDGATNEIDSSISESYPIKMINPSKSYSNAKEVLEIVFGHRSFRNTSQESAIKKAIEGKSDIFVSMPTGAGKSLCFQLPAVFDNTKITMVISPLLALISNQVSNLRKLGIACESFNSQTSDAEKQRIKKDLISANVSIRLLYITPEMAASTFFNEVMNHLVRTNQLARFVVDEAHCVSQWGHDFRPSYLKLGVLKSNHPSVPWMALTATASSKVMNDIITILKFRQPVDKYIMSNFRSNLHYDVHYKDSTNKTLEDLKNFVIKELGSNDQNLFNKMSTTESIFDKAAKLSKAANNNENKDENVGIIYCRTREQCEEIANFISRAGIKAHAYHAGLTANKRRECQEKWMKGVIKCIAATISFGMGVDKAQVRFVIHWNLPQSLTGYYQESGRAGRDGLPSICRIYYSTDDRDAIAYLIRQDIEKRKTFKSSVKHGGKDSYDYEITMKNFEKMIGYCENFQKCRHSFILSEFVGDENIVNRGCGSCCDICCDPRTVQKRFEKFQAIRMKNLFNSQRTNNEDDDSFFLPKLDETKDQDEFRKKKENRAIDTVKEEFKKRKTTIPPPKSTFKSASTIVLETAIKKSSGKNEKSDRNQHPSEKNQNTTKKDSIDDATRQMFRDKMIAEIKIHLHHVNNSNNFTDSTIEQMVLQEESKVFSSKSPNRMLYRASIANLLKQIRDSTKSQQLNATIKQYLK from the coding sequence atgtcattttcaaaaacaaaaataactgatttttttcaaaaaactaATGGTGGTTTGAATGGACTGGCCAAAAGACCGAATAATTCAAgcgatttttcttttcataaaaaatcatcacaatcaatgaataaaaataaagcaaaacgaaaaaaattggaatttaCATCTAGTACAAGTTATCAACTATCAatcgttgattttgattctaatgacaatgatggtgCAACAAACGAAATCGATTCATCCATATCGGAATCATATCCAATCAAGATGATAAATCCATCGAAATCATATTCGAATGCCAAAGAAGTATtagaaattgtttttggtCATCGTTCATTTCGAAACACTTCTCAAGAATCGGCAATCAAAAAAGCTATCGAAGGTAAAAGTGatatatttgtttcaatgcCAACCGGTGCTGGTAAATCATTATGTTTTCAATTGCCAGCAGTTTTTGATAATACTAAAATAACTATGGTCATATCACCGTTATTGGctttgatttcaaatcaagTTTCTAATCTACGTAAACTTGGAATTGCGTGCGAAAGTTTTAACTCTCAAACTAGTGATGCCGAAAAACAAAGGATTAAAAAAGATTTAATATCGGCAAATGTATCAATTAGATTGTTGTATATAACGCCAGAGATGGCTGCCtcaacatttttcaatgaagtCATGAATCATTTAGTTCGAACAAATCAATTGGCtagatttgttgttgatgaagcTCATTGTGTTTCACAATGGGGACATGATTTTCGGCCATCTTATCTGAAATTGGGCGTACTTAAATCAAACCATCCTTCAGTGCCTTGGATGGCTTTAACAGCTACGGCATCATCCAAAGTTATGAATGATATTATCACAATTCTGAAATTTCGACAACCTGTTGATAAATATATCATGTCAAATTTTCGATCCAATTTACATTATGATGTACATTATAAAGACTCAACAAATAAAACTCTTgaagatttgaaaaattttgtcattaaAGAATTAggatcaaatgatcaaaatttgtTTAACAAAATGTCAACAACTGAAAGTATATTTGATAAAGCTGCAAAATTATCAAAGGctgccaataataatgaaaataaagatgaaaatgtgGGTATCATTTATTGTCGTACCCGTGAACAATGTGAAGAGATTGCCAATTTTATATCCAGAGCTGGTATAAAAGCCCATGCTTATCATGCCGGTCTTACGGCCAACAAACGACGGGAATGTCAagaaaaatggatgaaagGTGTAATCAAATGTATCGCCGCAACAATCAGTTTCGGTATGGGCGTCGATAAAGCTCAGGTTCGTTTCGTCATTCATTGGAATCTACCTCAATCATTGACCGGTTATTATCAAGAATCCGGTAGAGCTGGTCGTGATGGATTGCCATCCATATGTCGAATTTATTATTCCACTGATGATCGTGATGCAATTGCATATCTGATTAGACAAGATATTGAGAAgagaaaaacttttaaatCATCTGTCAAACATGGTGGTAAAGACTCTTATGACTATGaaattacaatgaaaaattttgaaaaaatgattggatattgtgaaaattttcaaaaatgcCGTCATTCGTTTATATTGTCGGAATTTGTAGGTGATGAAAACATTGTCAATCGTGGCTGTGGTTCCTGTTGTGATATATGTTGTGATCCTCGTACAGTTCAAAAACGattcgaaaaatttcaagccattcgaatgaaaaatttattcaacagTCAGCGGAcaaataatgaagatgatgatagtttTTTTCTACCCAAACTCGATGAAACCAAAGATCAAGATGAAtttcgaaagaaaaaagaaaatcgagCCATCGATACTGTTAAAGAGGAAtttaaaaaacgaaaaactaCCATACCACCACCGAAATCAACGTTTAAAAGTGCCTCGACGATAGTGTTGGAAACagctataaaaaaaagttcaggtaaaaatgaaaaatcggACAGAAATCAACATCCATcagaaaagaatcaaaatacaacaaaaaaagattcgatCGATGATGCTACAAGGCAAATGTTTCGTGATAAAATGATTGcagaaattaaaattcatctACATCATGTGAATAATTCGAACAATTTCACCGATTCAACCATTGAACAGATGGTATTACAAGAAGAATCGAAAGTTTTTTCATCTAAATCACCGAATCGAATGCTATATCGAGCATCGATTGCTAATCTACTCAAACAAATTCGTGATTCAACCAAATCTCAACAACTTAATGCCACCATTAAACAATATCTCAAATAA
- the RpL27 gene encoding ribosomal protein L27 encodes MGKIMKPGKVVLLLAGKYSGRKAVILKNQDEGTNAKSYGHALVAGIDRYPRPVTRRMGKKKRAKRSRIKPFLKVVNYNHMMPTRYIVEMALEKVDAKEIVKDQAARRKARQEVRSKMEERYKSGKNKWFFTKLRF; translated from the exons atggGTAAAATTATGAAACCTGGTAAAGTGGTTCTTCTGTTAGCTGGTAAATATTCTGGCCGAAAAGCcgtgatattgaaaaatcaagatGAAGGCACCAATGCAAAAAGTTATGGCCATGCTTTGGTTGCTGGAATCGATAGATATCCAAGACCTGTTACCCGAAGAATGGGCAAGAAGAAACGTGCCAAGAGAAGCCGTATTAAGCCATTCCTTAAAGTGGTCAACTATAACCACATGATGCCAACAcg ATACATTGTCGAAATGGCTTTAGAAAAGGTCGATGCAAAAGAAATTGTCAAAGACCAAGCTGCACGAAGGAAAGCTCGTCAAGAGGTCCGTAGTAAAATGGAAGAACGTTACAAGTCTGGCAAAAACAAATGGTTTTTCACTAAACTTCGTTTCTAA
- the LOC124490301 gene encoding ER degradation-enhancing alpha-mannosidase-like protein 2 yields MITSNRIHLLIIGLFAFLHLLKHSQNRLIPFSKNERIAYKEKVLAMFYEAYNSYVDNAIEYDELMPISCSGMNTWGTFSLSLIDALDMLAIVDNHTEFRRIAQHVIDTADFETNTNVSVFETNIRVVGGLLSAHLLSRRTEFQIEDGWPCSGPLLRLAEKVARKLIPAFNTSTGMPYGTINFLYGVPENETPITCTAGVGTFIVEFGTLSRLTGDPIFEETALNALEALQRHRSKIGLLGNHINVQDGKWTATDAGIGAGVDSYFEYLVKGSMLLQMPSLMEVFNYDYDLIKNYLRKNDWFIWVSMATGSATMPIFQSLEAFFPGLLTLMGDLDQAKKSLYNYHQVWKQYGFVPEFYDIVHGKHHKREGYPLRPEFIESVYYLYRATKDDHLLTIGADVINSIYYSARTDCGYATIKSVSDHTIEDRMESFFLAETLKYLFLLFDEDNFINEMGSFGTMIELKNNQNFKSKHSCVVESGGYVFNTEAHPIDISSLTCCNRFYGRELDFFEDEVDLYDLYIRKPITRNEKLLHSSDTISIEKYVEYVDVVQTTTPTSTSSSIITTSQENHSDGQILLATKTEHQDENSQAKLEASFSQKISWYTNEPESTNSIQTPIFVLKTENETHCSQTIINNNSPFISNDEQSIRVHSTIPSKSSIEIKPNSIMINTSTMVIQTIINENDSDDHHTFESDNKNNEQTIHHDHHYYDDYEILKCPSQSFFIRLSLYGQMFE; encoded by the exons ATGATCACTTCAAATAGAATCCATCTGTTAATTATTGGATTGTTTGCGTTTTTACATTTATTGAAACATTCACAAAACCGGCTTATTCCATTttcgaaaaatgaaagaattgcATACAa AGAGAAAGTTCTCGCAATGTTTTATGAAGCTTACAACAGTTATGTCGATAATGCAATCgaatatgatgaattaatgCCAATCAGTTGTTCGGGAATGAACACCTGGGGAACATTCTCACTTTCTTTGATCGATGCTTTAGATATGTTAGCCATCGTAGATAATCATACGGAATTTAGGCGTATAGCTCAGCATGTTATTGATACGGCtgattttgaaacaaatacaaatgtttcggtttttgaaacaaacattcgag TTGTTGGTGGTCTTTTGTCAGCCCATCTTCTCTCTAGACGTACTGAATTCCAAATTGAAGATGGTTGGCCTTGTTCAGGTCCACTACTTAGATTAGCCGAGAAAGTGGCAAGAAAATTAATTCCAG CGTTCAATACATCAACGGGAATGCCATATGGTacaattaattttctttatgGTGTACCTGAAAATGAAACTCCCATTACATGTACGGCTGGTGTTGGAACTTTTATTGTCGAATTCGGAACATTAAGTCGTTTGACTGGTGATCCAATTTTTGAGGAAACAGCACTTAATGCCTTAGAAGCTTTGCAAAGGCATCGTTCAAAAATTGGTCTCTTAGGTAATCATATTAATGTACAGGATGGAAAATGGACCGCTACTGATGCCGGTATTGGAGCCGGTGTAGATTcttattttgaatatttagTCAAAGGTTCCATGCTATTACAAATGCCTAGTTTAATGGAAGTGTTCAATT atgattatgatttaattaaaaattatttaagaaaaaatgattggttCATTTGGGTTAGCATGGCCACCGGTTCCGCAACTATGCCTATATTTCAATCGCTTGAAGCTTTTTTTCCTGGATTATTAACTTTGATGGGTGACCTTGATCAGgcgaaaaaatcattgtacaattatcatcaagtaTGGAAACAATATGGTTTTGTTCCTGAATTTTATGATATTGTACATGGAAAACACCATAAAAGAGAAGGATATCCACTTCGACCAGAATTCATCGAAagtgtttattatttgtatcgTGCCACAAAAGATGATCATCTTCTTACCATTGGTGCCGATGTTATAAATTCTATATATTATTCTGCTCGTACTGATTGTGGCTATGCGACAATAAAAAGCGTATCCGACCATACAATCGAAGATCGaatggaatcattttttcttgctgaaacattgaaatatttatttcTGTTGTTCGATGAGGATAATTTCATTAATGAGATGGGTTCATTTGGAACGATGATTGAActcaaaaataatcaaaattttaaaagCAAACATAGCTGTGTGGTCGAATCCGGTGGATATGTTTTCAATACAGAAGCTCATCCTATTGATATCTCATCTTTAACCTGTTGCAATCGATTTTATGGCCGCGAGTTAGATTTTTTCGAAGATGAAGTTGATCTCTATGATTTGTACATTCGCAAACCAATCAcaagaaatgaaaagttGTTGCATTCATCTGATACAATTTCTATCGAAAAATATGTAGAATATGTCGATGTGGTACAAACTACTACACCAACATCAACAAGTTCCTCTATTATCACGACATCTCAAGAAAATCATTCCGATGGCCAAATATTGTTGGCAACGAAAACCGAACATCAAGACGAAAATAGCCAAGCTAAATTAGAGGCAAGTTTCAGCCAGAAAATTTCCTGGTACACGAATGAACCTGAATCAACGAATTCCATCCAAACGCCAATTTTTGTGCTCAAAACCGAAAACGAAACTCATTGTAgtcaaacaatcatcaataataattctccattcatttcgaatgatgaacaatcaatAAGAGTTCATTCCACCATTCCTTCAAAGTCTTCCATTGAAATCAAACCAAATTCGATCATGATCAATACATCAACTATGGTGATCCAAACTATTATCAACGAAAATGAtagtgatgatcatcatacattcgaatcagataataaaaataacgagcaaacaattcatcatgatcatcattattatgatgattatgaaatattaaaatgtccttcacaatcattttttattcgtcTTTCATTATATGGACAgatgtttgaatga